The Musa acuminata AAA Group cultivar baxijiao chromosome BXJ2-2, Cavendish_Baxijiao_AAA, whole genome shotgun sequence genome has a segment encoding these proteins:
- the LOC103976551 gene encoding myb-related protein 308 — MGRSPCCEKAHTNKGAWTKEEDEKLISYIKAHGEGCWRSLPKAAGLLRCGKSCRLRWINYLRPDLKRGNFTAEEDELIIELHGLLGNKWSLIAGRLPGRTDNEIKNYWNTHIKRKLLGRGLDPQTHRPITALKQDERSMAQDSSGDSSSRDGDGGLDLNLDLSISLPRHSSPEQSSPPPAATASTSTMRALCLCCHLGFQSSETCSCRHIPRPLGFRFIWPLEEGQRIA, encoded by the exons ATGGGCAGGTCTCCATGTTGCGAGAAGGCTCACACCAACAAAGGAGCCTGGACCAAGGAGGAAGACGAGAAGCTGATCTCTTACATCAAAGCCCATGGCGAAGGTTGCTGGAGATCGCTCCCCAAAGCTGCAG GTTTGCTTAGGTGTGGGAAGAGTTGCAGGCTCAGGTGGATAAACTACCTCCGGCCCGATCTCAAGCGCGGCAACTTCACCGCCGAAGAAGATGAGCTCATCATCGAGCTCCATGGCCTCCTCGGCAACAA ATGGTCTCTGATAGCTGGGAGATTGCCGGGAaggaccgacaacgagatcaagaactactggaacacgcaCATCAAGAGGAAGCTCCTCGGCCGAGGTCTCGACCCCCAGACTCACCGGCCGATCACCGCCCTCAAGCAGGATGAGCGGTCCATGGCTCAAGATTCCTCCGGCGACAGCAGTAGCCGAGACGGGGACGGCGGCCTCGATCTCAACCTTGACCTCTCCATAAGCCTCCCTCGCCACTCTTCTCCGGAGCAGTCCTCTCCTCCACCAGCAGCAACCGCAAGCACAAGCACCATGCGGGCCCTGTGCCTGTGTTGCCATCTCGGCTTCCAAAGCAGCGAGACCTGTAGCTGCCGGCACATCCCACGGCCACTTGGGTTCAGGTTTATCTGGCCATTGGAAGAAGGGCAACGCATAGCTTAG
- the LOC135606201 gene encoding transmembrane 9 superfamily member 1-like produces MRPGARSLPSLSAAFLLFLLVASASASESDHKYQAEDPVTLWVNKVGPYNNPQETYNYYSLPFCQPSENPAHKWSGLGEVLGGNELIDSQIPIKFQRNVDKGSICTIELDATKVKQFIDAIDNSYWFEFFIDDLPLWGFVGETDKNNKDKHYLFTHKDIVIQHKGYQIIHVNLTQASPKLLEVGKKLDMTYSVKWLPTNVTFARRFEVYLDYPFFEHQIHWFSIFNSFMMVIFLTGLVSMILMRTLRNDYAKYAREDDDLETLERDVSEESGWKLVHGDVFRPPCSLVLLSTLVGTGAQLAMLVLLVIVLAIVGTLYIGRGSIITTFIVCYALTSFIAGYVSGGLYSRNGGKNWIKAMIVTASLFPFMCFAIGFVLNTIAIFYGSLAAIPFGTMMVVFVLWAFISFPLALLGTVVGRNWSGSPNNPCRVKTIPRPIPEKKWYLTPFVVSLMGGLLPFGSIFIEMYFVFTSFWNYKVYYVYGFMLLVFLILIIVTICVTIVGTYFLLNAENYHWQWTSFFSAASTAVYVYLYSIYYYHVKTKMSGFFQTSFYFGYTLMFCLGLGILCGAVGYLGSTLFVRRIYRNIKCD; encoded by the exons ATGCGTCCCGGTGCCCGATCTCTGCCGTCCCTCTCGGCCGCCTTCCTACTTTTCCTCCTCGTCGCCTCGGCTTCCGCCTCCGAGTCCGATCACAAG TACCAAGCTGAAGACCCCGTTACACTATGGGTAAACAAGGTTGGCCCTTACAATAACCCTCAAGAGACATATAACTATTATAGCCTTCCATTCTGTCAGCCATCTGAGAACCCTGCGCATAAGTGGAGTGGTCTGGGGGAGGTCCTAGGTGGAAATGAACTGATTGACAGCCAGATCccaataaaatttcaaa GGAATGTTGACAAAGGTTCCATATGTACAATTGAACTTGATGCCACAAAAGTGAAGCAATTCATAGATGCCATAGATAACTCTTATTGGTTTGAATTCTTCATAG ATGACCTGCCTTTGTGGG GCTTTGTTGGAGAGACTGACAAAAACAACAAAGATAAACATTATCTTTTCACACATAAAGATATTGTCATCCAACATAAGGGATATCAG ATTATTCATGTCAATCTCACTCAAGCAAGTCCTAAACTTTTGGAGGTGGGAAAAAAATTAGATATGACATATTCGGTCAAATGgctgccaacaaatgtaacatttgcccgcCGTTTTGAGGTTTACTTGGATTACCCTTTTTTTGAGCACCAG ATTCACTGGTTTTCTATCTTCAATTCTTTCATGATGGTTATTTTCCTCACTGGCCTGGTATCTATGATATTGATGAGAACTCTCCGAAATGATTATGCAAAATATGCTCGTGAAGATGATGATCTTGAGACTCTG GAAAGAGATGTGAGTGAAGAATCTGGATGGAAACTTGTTCATGGGGATGTCTTCCGACCTCCTTGCAGTTTGGTTCTTCTTTCAACTCTTGTTGGTACTGGTGCACAATTGGCAATGCTTGTTCTCCTAGTGATTGTGTTGGCAATTGTCGGAACATTATACATTGG GCGAGGATCTATCATTACAACTTTCATAGTGTGCTATGCTCTTACCTCATTCATTGCTGGCTATGTTAGTGGTGGACTTTACTCACGTAATGGTG GTAAAAATTGGATAAAGGCAATGATTGTCACAGCATCATTGTTTCCATTTATGTGCTTTGCAATTGGCTTCGTACTTAACACAATTGCTATATTCTATGGATCACTAGCGGCTATTCCATTCGGGACAATGATGGTTGTTTTTGTATTGTGGGctttcatctcatttcctctagcACTTCTAGGCACTGTTGTTGGTAGGAACTGGAGTGGTTCGCCAAACAATCCATGCCGTGTGAAGACCATTCCTCGTCCTATCCCTGAGAAGAAATGGTATCTTACACCTTTCGTTGTCTCACTTATGGGAGGACTGCTTCCATTTGGTAGCATATTCATTGAGATGTATTTTGTCTTCACATCATTCTGGAATTACAAG GTCTATTATGTGTATGGCTTTATGCTACTGGTCTTCTTGATCCTCATAATTGTCACCATTTGTGTGACTATAGTGGGAACATATTTCTTGCTAAATGCTGAGAACTATCACTGGCAGTGGACTTCATTCTTTTCTGCTGCTTCAACTGCTGTTTATGTGTACCTTTACTCTATATATTACTACCACGTGAAGACCAAGATGTCAGGCTTTTTCCAGACTAGCTTCTACTTTGGCTACACTCTAATGTTTTGTTTGGGTTTAGGAATTCTTTGTG GTGCTGTGGGTTATCTTGGCTCTACTTTATTTGTGAGAAGAATCTACAGAAACATAAAATGCGACTAG